TTGTTTCATCTTGTTCATGCTGACTTTCTCTgacaatatttttcatttatttattttttccaggaaaGTTTCAACACTGATAATGGAATTAAAGCTACTATAGCTCATGGCACAAAACCAGCCAGAATGCTGTATCACTTCACACGATCATCAAAGCCTTTTCCCTTTGCTTGATGCAGTTATTTTTCCACTGATGTTCCCAAGTGAATCAGCAGACGCATGTCGCGGCTCAGGATCACAATCGACAGTGTGACCAAGGCAGTAGGCAGCACAGACCTTGTGTCCAAATTCTCCCGTTTCAAGCCTGGCAACGTTGCAGTTGGCAGTACCAATGCTGACAAAGCTCTGGTCAAAGCCGAGACTTTAGCCTCTAACGACACAGCTCCTATCTCGACACCTGAAACCGCaatgaaggaagaagaagatgagaagAGCACAGCAGAGGAGGAGCCAGAGAAGCAGAGGCAGCAAGTTATAGAAAAGCCTTTTGTTGCCACAAAGAAGTCGGCATCCAGTTTAGCTTCGACAGTAAGTGTGTCAGCAGCGAGTTCTACCTCAGCTGTGGCAAAGCAAACTATGCAGCTGTTCCACCCAGCCGCTCTGTCTACCAACATGGATGAGACCTATAAGTCTCTGTCCCACCACATCAATAGTTACTTTGGTACCAACACACAGGGAGAAGACGGAGAAAACAGGCAGCAGAATAAAGAAGAGAATGATCCTGTTTCTGATCCAGCGCCACACTTTGGCCCTCTGAGAACAGCAGACCACATTCCTGTTTTGTCTCCTGTGTCAGAGGCAAAGAGTATTGAAGCATCTACTACCTCCCCCGTCCCTTCTTCACCATCAGAAAACATCAGTCCTACTGTAGAGACTCCCTCTTCTAAAACCCCTTCTAGTGAAAGTACAACTCAGTCCATCACTACGCCTGCTACCTCTCCAAAAAAAGGCTTCACCCACTATCTGTCCTACCCCCGACCCAGCGTCCAGGCATTTGTTGGCAGCTACATCGCACCTCTGGTTCCCAAATTTAGAGGTGATGCCAAAAAATTAGCAGCTGAAAAGGAAAAGTCTCCAGCTCTCGCTGTAGATGAGCCCAGCGTCGAGAAGGCTGATAGCAAAGAAGAGAAAGCTGCTAAGGCAAAGCAACTACTGCTAAGTCAGAGAGAAAAGGTTAGGCATTTAAGATTTTAATGGCTTAGacattttgttaaatgtaaaaaaaaattatatatatatatataaaagtagGGAAATTAGACTGTACATataatttgtgattttatagTTCAGAgttgttcatttttacatttttgtacatttaccTGACATAGTTCATTCGTCTTGCAGATAATAGCTAGAGTGAGTGTAGACAACAGGACCAGAGCTTTGGTGAAAGGTCTGCAGAGGGTCACCGATGTCAAACTCCTCACTACACGAGTGGAGGAGCTCAGCTTTCATCTTCTGGAGTTCCCAGAAACACGAGGTGTCGCCATTAAGGTTAGTATagctgtattgtttttttttaaataatgtatcCAGGAACTTACTTTAATGTTGAATGAGTTGAACAGTGcgtacatttttttcaagtggGAAATCTACTAATTATGTGTCTTTTAGGAGAGCGTGCTACCCTGCCTGCTGCGATTGCGCCAGGCAAGAGACCTTCATCTTCAAGCCGCTGTGAGAGAAGCTCTGGCTGTGGTCGGCTACACAGATCCAGTCAAAGGCAGAGGAATCAGGGTGCTGGCCATAGATGGAGGTGGAACAAGGTGCGGTTCTTTTGAAGACATTTAGCACAGGAATGTTTCATTATCTGTGACATTTATTAGCAATCTGACGTAAAAGCACAAGTTccggaggaagagcagtcatctgGCAACCTGAAAGTTGTTGGTTCGATTCCAAActtcccctgactacatgcCAAAATAGTCAAGACACTGGGCATTCACTAAACTTGAAAAGAGTGTACATAGcaattattgtattttttaaaaatgaattatttaaaaagagccCTGACTAATAAGACTTTATAGACGTTAATGTGTCCTAACTACTCTCTATTGCATTAAAATTTCCTTAAAGTTTATCACATCATTACTTCAAATTCACACtactaatttaaaaagtttaagctTCACAGGCAACATTTTAGTATCGTATAAATTATTACAAGCAGTAAAGACACTGATTTAGGTCCACGTGGTTCTGCTTTTGGTTGGAGTTTATAGTTGAAAGACGGTGAGGAAGGAGAAGcaagttttcacatttttcacagaCAGATTAGAGAGCAGCTGTGCTCACCACATCTTTCCTGattatatttgatcattttatgaACTGCTGCTAACAGAAAAGAGCCCCCAGCTGTTGCTGGTTTCACTAAGGGGCTGTTACTAATTTCCCCTTCTCTCTTAAGTACTGTTGCTTAAATGAGTGAACTCTGCTTTTTCAGAACAGCGGCATCAGTTCTTGTTCATGAACTGCAGTAATGTTGCCATTGCTCTGATTTTACTCCTTGTGATAAGCTTTAAACCTAAAGACTAGTTCCATCCCTATTCACAAAACTCACTGTCAATCATAGTTTCCCACAGAACTTTTTTTGTTGGTTAAattaaacattgttttcagccaatcagagtaaTCTAAGGAACattttggattttgttttgACAGCCGCATTAGCACtaactattttaaaaatgttattagtCCAAGTACACGCTGTGTCATCTTGCCACAGTATGTTTTTCCTGAACAGCTGGTATACTTTGGTTCAGACTGAAAGCACTGAACAGAAGTCATATATATCCCTCTGTAGCATCCAAACCAAGGCACCAATTTTATGTCacttaaaatgcattttgacGTAACAATGGAGAACTTTGAGTAAAAGGATTTTCTGAtactacaaaaacaaagacatattTAGTCTTTTAAATATCACACATATAAAGCCTCAGACAGTGTTAATCTAATAATCCATAGATTTATTTTCAGTCAATTTCATTGAACCCAAGAAACAGCTATTTTACTCCATCTTTCCATATTTGTCCTTTTGAATGAAAACGAtgtaaaaatattaagttaGTGACTTTTTACAGGGGAATGCTGGCCCTGCAGACTCTCCATAAACTGCAAGAGCTGACTGGGAAACGAATCCACCAGCTCTTCGACTACATCTGTGGAGTCAGCacaggttgtttttgttttgtttttgcatctaATTAATTCCATCAGATTGGATCAGTCATCTgttggttttaatgtttaatgtttgctTGATTGTGTTctgacttttgtttgtttgcaacaGGTGCCATCCTGGCCTTCATGCTGGGGATTTTTCAGATCCCCCTGGAGGAGTGCGAGGACATGTACAGAAAGCTGGGTTCAGATGTCTTCAAACAGAATGTCATTGTTGGAACTGTGAAGATGGGCTGGAGTCATGCTTTCTATGACAGCGAAATGTGGGAGAATATCCTCAAGTTAGTCTACAAgtttttttcatctcttctttttttacagtTCATATATATAACTTCCTGTATCTCCTACAGTTTAAATTTCAGACACCAGTAGCGTTAAGCTTATTTttgatcttttgttttcttcagagAGCGGATGGGTGAGGGAGGTATGATTGAAAGCGCCAGGGACCCACACTGCCCAAAAGTAAGCAATGTGTCTTATTAACTACATTGTTATATTTACAGAATTTGCTCttgtaaacaaacagcaacatacacattttagatttgattcctttgtttcttattttacttCACTGTCTTTACCTCAAACCAACTAATGAGATGATTTGAgtaaaaaatgacatttcatGTGTTTCATATTTGTCCACTAGGTGTCAGCAGTTAGCACCATTGTGAACAGAGGTTTACCTCTAAAGGCCCATGTGTTCAGGAACTACAGATTAATGCCTGGAGTGAGATCCCACTACCTGGGAGACTGCAAACACAAGATGTGGCAGGCTATCAGGGCCTCATCTGCTGCCCCGGGATACTTTCAGGAATTTGTGCTGGGGAAAGACCTCCATCAGGTAGAGTGTGAAACTGAGAGAGCTGGTAGATGTCTTGGCTCAGTGTGGGTCaaacagaaagcaataaaagaaagagaagatgaGTTTACCTGGAAAATTTTGTATCAACATTAACAGTAACGTGGGTGAGcatgatgctgatgctgctttAGGAGACCAGCACTGTCTCCTTTGCTCCTTTTGTTTCATTCTTTCAAACCCACAGACTTGAAATGCTCCCTTAATTGGATCGTCCTCTTGTCTGGCTGTCAAGCATCTAAGGGTTAGATGGAGAATGAATTGAATGAGTCGGAGGTTGAGAGTGAGTCCTTAGATCTGTTCTGTGCCACATCAAATATGACTTGGCACGCCTGCCTGGAGGGAAAAGGGAGTTTGTGATTCACCATGAAAGAAGAGGTCCAGTAGGCAACTGTGGAAAAATCATGGTCAAATGTGAATCCAGTCTGAGATAATATAGACAGATATTATCATATCTGTGAACGCTCTGATATGAACATAAAGTCTGATTATGTTTAGATCAATGTCCCTGATGTCATTAAATGTATTTAGATGCAGTTTTGCAGTCTTGTACTTTTCCTGCACTGTGAAGCAATCAAAAGCCCTTTTAGCTCTGCCTGTAATGGATTTCACTTCACTTGTTGTCAGACTGATAATTAAGAGTGTATTAGGTAATGGATGCCAGCACTTCTTCCTGTTGAGTCAGAGAAACGTGCAGCAATTGGAGAAGAGAAATGACTAACAAGTGTTGTTTAAGCAGGAGCCAAAAACCTAAAACGAGTCTGTCTGTGTAGTAGGAATCTAGTTAAAAATGTGAGATCACTTATTACAATCTAAGTAGCATTCATGTATTTTACTCTGTACCACAGTAGTCTTTTAA
The window above is part of the Melanotaenia boesemani isolate fMelBoe1 chromosome 23, fMelBoe1.pri, whole genome shotgun sequence genome. Proteins encoded here:
- the pnpla8 gene encoding calcium-independent phospholipase A2-gamma; amino-acid sequence: MSRLRITIDSVTKAVGSTDLVSKFSRFKPGNVAVGSTNADKALVKAETLASNDTAPISTPETAMKEEEDEKSTAEEEPEKQRQQVIEKPFVATKKSASSLASTVSVSAASSTSAVAKQTMQLFHPAALSTNMDETYKSLSHHINSYFGTNTQGEDGENRQQNKEENDPVSDPAPHFGPLRTADHIPVLSPVSEAKSIEASTTSPVPSSPSENISPTVETPSSKTPSSESTTQSITTPATSPKKGFTHYLSYPRPSVQAFVGSYIAPLVPKFRGDAKKLAAEKEKSPALAVDEPSVEKADSKEEKAAKAKQLLLSQREKIIARVSVDNRTRALVKGLQRVTDVKLLTTRVEELSFHLLEFPETRGVAIKESVLPCLLRLRQARDLHLQAAVREALAVVGYTDPVKGRGIRVLAIDGGGTRGMLALQTLHKLQELTGKRIHQLFDYICGVSTGAILAFMLGIFQIPLEECEDMYRKLGSDVFKQNVIVGTVKMGWSHAFYDSEMWENILKERMGEGGMIESARDPHCPKVSAVSTIVNRGLPLKAHVFRNYRLMPGVRSHYLGDCKHKMWQAIRASSAAPGYFQEFVLGKDLHQDGGLLINNPTALAIHECKCLWPNTPLQCVLSLGTGRYETLGKNNTTYTSLKTKLTHVISSATDTEEVHTMLDALLPPDTYFRFNPYMSEDVPLNESREEKLNLLKSEGERYLERNEAKLKKAASVLGQEKGTIQRLSEWAKLKADMYEGIPFVSKL